One window from the genome of Spirosoma rhododendri encodes:
- a CDS encoding cytochrome c oxidase subunit 3: MNDYVNEVALAEEPEETLSMNPRKFILWLFIVSIIMIFAAMTSAYLVRRAEGNWLEYDIPAIFKYSSVVLLLSSITMHWAYVSAKKDKFTALKTAISITFALGLVFLYMQFQGWVELVNENVFFVGNPAGSFMYVFTGLHAFHLISGLIVLIFALWASFRMNVHAKSLNQIEIAAAYWHFLDILWLYLFFFLVYFH, from the coding sequence ATGAACGATTACGTAAATGAAGTAGCGCTCGCTGAAGAGCCAGAAGAAACCCTATCGATGAACCCCCGCAAGTTTATATTGTGGCTGTTCATTGTTAGCATTATTATGATTTTTGCCGCTATGACCAGTGCTTATCTAGTGCGTCGGGCGGAGGGTAACTGGCTGGAATATGATATTCCTGCTATTTTCAAATACAGTTCAGTTGTTTTGCTGCTGAGTAGTATAACGATGCACTGGGCCTACGTGTCAGCAAAAAAAGACAAATTCACCGCCCTCAAAACAGCAATAAGCATTACTTTTGCGCTAGGTCTGGTTTTCCTGTACATGCAGTTTCAGGGGTGGGTCGAGCTGGTTAACGAAAATGTATTTTTTGTCGGTAATCCAGCAGGTTCATTCATGTACGTCTTTACCGGATTACATGCTTTCCACCTGATTTCAGGGTTAATCGTTCTGATATTTGCGTTGTGGGCTTCGTTTCGGATGAATGTACATGCCAAGAGCTTGAATCAGATCGAAATTGCGGCCGCTTACTGGCATTTTCTGGACATTCTTTGGCTTTACTTGTTTTTCTTTCTAGTCTATTTTCATTGA
- a CDS encoding SCO family protein, which yields MSKRLKAGILVATLVVPALLYLFLRFATQNHYTLPRYLPQLDSARSEPKMGPVTQADGSVITDTLYRHIPPFRLIDQDGKTVDQSIVKGKIYVADFFFTRCGTICPKIASQLSRVQDIFRDNGDIKFISYSVDPEHDRPAELKAYAEQHDAIPGKWYFLTGSKADIYNLAMTGYYLPTVDAGVKAGKPDETFIHSEKLVLVDKDGIVRGFYDGTDKEDVDRLVLEIRVLLDIYRKL from the coding sequence ATGTCAAAACGTCTTAAAGCCGGGATACTAGTTGCAACGCTGGTAGTCCCGGCTTTGCTGTATTTATTCCTGCGATTCGCTACGCAGAACCATTACACCCTTCCACGCTATCTACCTCAGCTAGATTCTGCCAGAAGTGAGCCGAAGATGGGCCCTGTGACACAGGCGGATGGCAGCGTGATAACCGATACCCTGTATAGGCACATACCGCCGTTTCGGCTTATCGATCAGGATGGAAAAACTGTCGATCAGTCGATTGTTAAGGGGAAGATTTATGTAGCAGATTTTTTCTTTACTCGCTGTGGCACGATCTGCCCAAAGATAGCGTCGCAGCTTTCGCGCGTGCAGGATATATTTCGCGACAACGGCGATATAAAATTCATCTCGTATTCGGTCGACCCTGAACACGACCGTCCCGCCGAACTAAAGGCGTATGCCGAGCAGCATGATGCTATACCGGGGAAGTGGTATTTCCTGACCGGATCGAAAGCGGATATCTATAATCTGGCAATGACCGGCTACTATCTGCCGACCGTTGACGCAGGGGTAAAAGCAGGCAAACCAGACGAAACTTTTATCCATAGCGAAAAGTTGGTTTTAGTAGACAAGGATGGTATCGTTCGGGGTTTTTACGATGGCACTGATAAAGAAGATGTAGACCGTCTGGTGTTGGAAATCAGAGTCTTACTGGACATTTATCGTAAATTATAA
- a CDS encoding COX15/CtaA family protein, translating to MISSSNRTDSNLFRTLALLTVLIIYLLVLAGGIVRGTGSGMGCPDWPKCFGQWIPPTHISQLPPNYQEIYGAKLKGEVVFNATKTWIEYINRLLGVLSGFFVFATLVASVSLIKRNSTLFWGSLAAFLLIGANGWLGSRVVSTELAPFLITAHLVLAILVVFALLFVWVRSNRESWALNGATSEHAKRNIRAIAIVVMVLTFIQLVLGTEVRDNLDAVVKRIGYGQRESWISHLNWPFYVHRSYSLLVLAAHIYLIRAVRKTEQIGALNTTSTLLIALVGIEIATGAIMGYFAVPAFAQPIHILLAVMLMGIQFVIVLLTFSRNTSVVSRNLSLQSS from the coding sequence ATGATCAGTTCAAGCAACCGCACTGACAGTAATCTTTTCCGGACACTAGCTCTCCTGACAGTACTTATCATTTACCTGCTGGTCCTAGCAGGTGGTATTGTCAGGGGAACTGGGTCGGGGATGGGCTGTCCTGATTGGCCCAAATGCTTTGGTCAGTGGATCCCGCCGACGCACATAAGTCAGCTGCCGCCAAACTATCAGGAAATCTACGGCGCGAAGTTGAAAGGGGAAGTCGTGTTCAATGCGACGAAGACTTGGATAGAGTACATCAACCGGTTGCTTGGCGTTTTGTCAGGCTTCTTTGTTTTTGCGACATTGGTAGCGTCCGTCTCGCTTATCAAACGCAACTCTACTTTGTTCTGGGGAAGTCTGGCTGCGTTCTTGTTGATAGGAGCGAACGGCTGGCTTGGTTCAAGAGTCGTATCAACCGAACTAGCTCCTTTCTTAATCACAGCGCATCTAGTGTTAGCTATACTTGTTGTTTTCGCACTATTGTTTGTATGGGTGCGGTCAAACAGGGAAAGCTGGGCATTGAATGGAGCAACAAGTGAGCATGCGAAGCGCAATATCCGTGCAATCGCAATCGTGGTGATGGTGCTGACGTTTATCCAGCTTGTGTTGGGAACGGAAGTTCGCGATAACTTGGACGCGGTGGTAAAGCGAATTGGGTACGGTCAGCGAGAAAGCTGGATAAGTCATCTTAACTGGCCGTTTTATGTGCACCGGTCTTACTCACTGCTTGTTCTAGCGGCTCATATTTATCTCATCCGCGCGGTGAGAAAGACAGAGCAGATAGGCGCTCTCAACACCACAAGTACATTATTGATAGCGCTGGTGGGCATTGAAATCGCTACTGGAGCCATCATGGGCTATTTTGCAGTTCCTGCCTTTGCTCAGCCAATTCACATACTGCTGGCAGTGATGCTAATGGGTATTCAATTCGTAATTGTGCTGCTAACATTCAGCCGCAATACGTCGGTTGTCAGCAGAAACTTGTCATTACAATCCAGCTAA
- a CDS encoding cytochrome c oxidase subunit 3 yields the protein MAATATHEPLTTESDAVFDKKSWMGGVEPMRASYGKLMMWFFLISDTFTFSALLVTYGLIRYSYPAWDPAVDGEIFQFSNQYWPTPEKVYNAVPFLHGIDLPLIFVGIMTFILIFSSVTMVLAVEAGHRMDRKEVEKYMLWTILGGFTFLGSQAWEWSHFIHGTETGTVISELVNGQTIQRTIFGANLVENQYGPPAFADLFFFITGFHGTHVFSGVILNILIFYRAATGLYERRGHYEMVEKVGLYWHFVDLVWVFVFTFFYLV from the coding sequence ATGGCGGCTACCGCAACCCACGAACCTCTGACTACCGAATCGGACGCAGTGTTCGATAAGAAATCCTGGATGGGTGGGGTCGAACCAATGAGAGCGAGCTATGGTAAGCTCATGATGTGGTTCTTCCTGATTTCAGACACATTTACGTTCTCAGCTTTGCTGGTTACGTACGGTCTGATCCGGTATAGCTACCCAGCGTGGGACCCCGCTGTCGACGGCGAGATCTTCCAATTCTCAAACCAATACTGGCCAACACCAGAGAAGGTGTACAACGCGGTGCCGTTTCTGCATGGTATCGATCTGCCCCTGATCTTCGTTGGTATCATGACGTTTATTCTGATCTTCAGCAGTGTGACGATGGTACTGGCCGTAGAGGCAGGCCACCGTATGGATCGGAAAGAGGTTGAGAAATACATGCTGTGGACCATCCTGGGAGGTTTTACTTTTCTCGGTAGTCAGGCTTGGGAATGGTCACACTTCATCCACGGTACGGAGACGGGTACAGTGATAAGCGAACTGGTGAATGGCCAAACCATTCAGCGGACTATCTTCGGAGCCAACCTTGTAGAAAACCAGTATGGCCCACCAGCATTCGCCGACTTGTTTTTCTTCATCACAGGTTTCCACGGAACGCACGTATTCAGCGGTGTGATATTGAACATCCTGATTTTTTACCGCGCAGCTACAGGTCTATATGAGCGTCGTGGCCATTACGAAATGGTTGAGAAAGTAGGTCTGTACTGGCACTTTGTTGATCTGGTTTGGGTCTTCGTGTTTACTTTCTTCTATCTCGTATAA
- the cyoE gene encoding heme o synthase, with product MERVVLVKEFVAERLAVYVELIKLKLTLAVVFSGVFGYCLASDTILWWKIAVLVIASIAITGSANIINQIIEKDSDRFMKRTAVRPLPTGRATVAEAAWVSFLLFSLSVFLFIYVFNVRAAALAVLSLLLYGFVYTPLKKQGQIAVFIGALPGAFPPMIGWVAATNQFGWAPGILFAIQFFWQFPHFWAIGWLAFDEYKKAGIQMMPGKAKDADTAFRIMLYTLFLVPIGWLPYMLGMTGIHSAFVAMIGGILFLAQTFHLMRTCTDKAALQMMFGSLIYLPVVQIVYLLDKV from the coding sequence ATGGAACGAGTTGTTTTAGTTAAAGAATTTGTTGCGGAGCGGCTTGCGGTATACGTCGAGTTGATAAAACTGAAGCTGACGTTAGCGGTTGTGTTCTCCGGAGTGTTTGGCTATTGTCTTGCTTCTGATACAATTCTCTGGTGGAAGATTGCTGTGCTGGTAATCGCATCGATTGCGATTACAGGTTCAGCAAACATTATCAATCAGATCATAGAAAAAGACTCTGACCGGTTTATGAAGCGAACGGCGGTCAGACCGCTGCCGACTGGTCGTGCGACGGTTGCTGAAGCTGCTTGGGTATCATTTCTTCTATTTTCGTTAAGTGTATTTTTGTTCATCTACGTATTCAATGTTCGGGCGGCCGCGTTGGCTGTGCTTTCATTGTTGTTGTATGGATTCGTTTACACACCGCTGAAGAAGCAAGGGCAAATTGCCGTATTCATTGGCGCATTGCCGGGTGCATTCCCACCAATGATCGGCTGGGTAGCTGCTACCAATCAATTTGGCTGGGCGCCGGGCATCCTGTTCGCTATACAGTTCTTCTGGCAGTTTCCCCATTTCTGGGCGATCGGCTGGTTAGCGTTCGACGAGTACAAAAAAGCGGGTATTCAGATGATGCCGGGCAAGGCCAAAGATGCCGATACGGCTTTCAGAATCATGCTGTATACGCTATTTCTTGTGCCGATCGGCTGGTTGCCTTACATGCTGGGGATGACGGGTATTCATTCTGCATTTGTTGCGATGATTGGGGGAATCTTGTTTTTAGCACAGACGTTTCATTTAATGAGAACCTGTACAGACAAGGCGGCCCTGCAAATGATGTTTGGCTCGTTAATTTATCTGCCAGTGGTTCAGATTGTGTATTTACTTGATAAAGTGTAG
- a CDS encoding cytochrome C oxidase subunit IV family protein, translating to MASHEHATEELHEIPAANTGIIWRTFWILAAITAFEFTLAYFMKPGGFRTSIFVIMTLVKAFYIVGEFMHLRHEVKSLIWAIAVPVIFVVWLLVALLNEGAAIFVDRW from the coding sequence ATGGCATCGCACGAGCACGCTACTGAGGAACTACACGAGATTCCAGCCGCAAATACGGGCATAATCTGGCGGACGTTCTGGATTCTGGCCGCAATCACCGCGTTTGAGTTTACGCTGGCCTACTTTATGAAGCCGGGCGGTTTCAGAACGTCGATCTTTGTGATCATGACGTTGGTAAAAGCCTTCTACATTGTCGGTGAGTTTATGCACCTACGCCATGAAGTAAAAAGCCTTATCTGGGCGATTGCTGTACCAGTAATCTTCGTGGTTTGGTTATTAGTTGCTCTGCTCAATGAAGGAGCAGCCATATTTGTGGATCGCTGGTAG